Proteins encoded together in one Oryzias latipes chromosome 11, ASM223467v1 window:
- the col1a2 gene encoding collagen alpha-2(I) chain, with translation MLSFVDTRILLLLAVTSYLTSCQLTGPRGDKGPRGDRGPPGPDGKDGKPGFPGPPGPPGPPGPSGLGGNFAAQYDGAKAPDPGPGPMGLAGPRGPPGLPGPPGPQGHTGHAGEPGEPGQAGAVGPRGPPGPPGKAGDDGNNGRPGKPGDRGAPGPQGARGFPGTPGLPGMKGHRGYTGLDGRKGEPGAAGAKGEPGAHGAAGSPGLAGQRGLAGERGRPGPAGPAGARGADGNVGPAGPAGPMGAAGPPGFPGGPGPKGEVGPIGATGPSGPQGNRGEPGSNGAVGPVGPPGNPGANGLNGAKGAAGTPGPGGAPGFAGARGGPGPQGPQGAAGPRGLSGDPGPQGTKGDTGPKGEPGNAGPQGAPGPQGEEGKRGPTGEIGATGAAGNRGARGAPGSRGLPGSEGRTGPIGMPGARGSTGSAGPRGPPGDAGRAGEPGPAGLRGLPGSPGSSGPPGKEGAAGPSGQDGRPGPPGPSGPRGQPGNSGFTGPKGPSGEPGKPGERGSTGPTGLRGPPGPDGNNGAAGPVGAVGAPGEKGEQGPAGAAGFQGLPGPAGPAGEAGKPGERGIPGDQGVSGPAGAKGERGTNGSPGATGPQGPIGPRGPAGAPGADGGKGEPGAAGAAGAQGHQGAGGMPGERGAAGTPGPKGEKGEPGHKGPDGNSGRDGARGMPGPAGPPGPNGANGDKGESGSFGPAGPAGPRGPSGERGEVGPAGPPGFAGPPGADGQPGARGERGPSGGKGETGPSGPAGPAGQSGPSGPSGPAGAPGARGDTGPVGLTGFPGAAGRVGAPGQAGIVGPPGLAGPAGKDGPRGLRGDPGPAGPSGEQGMVGPPGVSGEKGSPGEPGPAGAPGPPGTTGPLGLQGFVGLSGARGDRGTPGAAGAVGEPGRAGPPGAAGPRGPPGNIGMPGMSGPQGEAGRDGNPGNDGPPGRPGAAGFKGDRGEPGPAGSMGLGGAPGPAGPTGAPGRPGGRGEAGPAGPTGPAGIAGARGGAGPAGPRGEKGVAGDKGERGMKGLRGHPGLQGMPGPSGPAGDSGPAGPNGLSGPRGPAGPHGPPGKDGRAGAHGTIGAPGARGPPGFSGPAGPAGAPGLPGPPGPAGGGYDVSGGYDEYRADQPTLRAKDYEVDATIKSLNTQIENLLTPEGSRKNPARTCRDIKLGHPEWSSGFYWIDPNQGCINDAIKVFCDFTTRETCIYSHPESIARKNWYRSTENKKHVWFGETINGGTEFAYNDETLSPQSMATQLAFMRLLSNQASQNITYHCKNSIAYMDGESGSLKKAVLLQGSNDVELRADGNSRFIFSVLEDGCTRHTGEWSKTVIEYRTNKPSRLPILDIAPLDIGEADQEFGLDIGPVCFK, from the exons ATGCTCAGCTTTGTGGATACCCGGATTCTGTTGCTGCTTGCAGTAACTTCATACCTAACATCATGTCAAT TGACG GGCCCCAGAGGAGACAAAGGACCTCGAGGTGACAGG GGTCCTCCAGGCCCAGACGGAAAAGACGGCAAACCCGGATTCCCTGGCCCTCCTGGCCCCCCTGGACCCCCTGGACCTTCTGGACTTGGAGGA AACTTTGCTGCTCAGTACGATGGCGCAAAAGCCCCTGATCCCGGCCCTGGACCCATG GGCTTGGCTGGTCCCAGAGGACCCCCAGGACTTCCTGGACCCCCT GGGCCTCAGGGACACACAGGACACGCTGGTGAGCCTGGAGAGCCCGGACAAGCT GGTGCTGTTGGGCCCCGTGGCCCCCCTGGACCCCCTGGCAAAGCTGGAGATGAT GGTAACAATGGTAGACCTGGCAAGCCTGGAGACAGAGGAGCCCCTGGCCCCCAG GGAGCTCGTGGATTCCCCGGAACCCCTGGACTTCCAGGAATGAAGGGACACAGA GGTTACACTGGTCTGGATGGCCGTAAAGGAGAACCTGGTGCTGCTGGTGCTAAA GGTGAACCCGGTGCCCACGGAGCTGCTGGAAGTCCCGGCTTGGCT GGACAACGCGGTCTGGCTGGTGAGAGGGGTCGTCCCGGTCCTGCTGGGCCTGCTGGTGCTCGTGGTGCTGACGGCAATGTTGGACCTGCTGGTCCCGCT ggtCCCATGGGTGCTGCCGGTCCTCCAGGGTTCCCTGGTGGTCCTGGCCCTAAG GGAGAGGTTGGACCTATTGGTGCAACTGGCCCATCTGGACCTCAGGGCAACAGAGGAGAGCCTGGGTCTAATGGTGCTGTTGGACCTGTCGGCCCCCCT GGTAACCCTGGTGCCAATGGCTTGAATGGAGCTAAGGGAGCTGCT GGTACCCCCGGCCCTGGTGGAGCTCCTGGCTTTGCTGGTGCAAGAGGAGGACCTGGACCTCAGGGACCTCAGGGTGCTGCTGGACCAAGAGGCCTCTCT GGAGATCCTGGTCCTCAGGGTACTAAGGGAGACACTGGTCCCAAAGGAGAGCCT GGTAACGCTGGACCTCAGGGAGCCCCAGGACCTCAAGGGGAGGAAGGCAAGAGAGGACCAACTGGTGAGATTGGTGCAACTGGAGCTGCTGGCAACCGTGGAGCAAGA GGGGCTCCTGGAAGCCGTGGTCTGCCTGGATCTGAAGGAAGAACTGGCCCCATT GGGATGCCTGGCGCTCGTGGTTCcactggttctgctggaccACGTGGGCCCCCTGGAGATGCTGGTCGTGCTGGTGAGCCTGGCCCAGCTGGTCTCAGG gGTCTCCCAGGAAGCCCTGGAAGCTCTGGTCCTCCAGGAAAGGAGGGAGCTGCT GGTCCTTCTGGACAAGATGGCCGCCCTGGACCTCCAGGCCCATCGGGACCAAGAGGCCAGCCTGGAAACTCTGGTTTCACTGGACCCAAGGGACCATCT GGAGAGCCCGGCAAACCTGGAGAGAGGGGATCCACCGGTCCTACTGGACTGAGA GGACCTCCTGGACCTGATGGCAACAATGGAGCTGCTGGTCCCGTTGGAgctgtt GGTGCCCCTGGTGAGAAGGGAGAACAGGGACCCGCTGGAGCTGCTGGTTTCCAG GGTCTGCCTGGACCTGCTGGACCAGCTGGAGAGGCAGGCAAGCCTGGAGAAAGA GGTATCCCAGGAGATCAGGGAGTCTCTGGACCTGCTGGTGCCAAG GGAGAGCGTGGCACCAATGGCAGTCCAGGAGCTACTGGCCCTCAGGGACCAATAGGACCTCGTGGCCCTGCTGGAGCCCCTGGAGCTGATGGTGGCAAG GGAGAGCCTGGTGCTGCCGGAGCTGCTGGTGCTCAAGGACACCAGGGAGCTGGAGGCATGCCTGGTGAGCGTGGAGCAGCTGGTACCCCCGGACCTAAAGGAGAAAAG GGAGAACCTGGACACAAAGGCCCTGATGGAAATTCTGGCAGAGATGGAGCTCGC GGTATGCCTGGACCCGCTGGACCTCCTGGACCAAATGGAGCCAATGGTGATAAG GGTGAGAGTGGTTCTTTTGGACCTGCTGGCCCTGCGGGACCCCGTGGACCATCT GGAGAGCGTGGTGAGGTCGGACCTGCTGGACCTCCCGGATTTGCCGGACCCCCT GGTGCTGATGGTCAGCCTGGAGCAAGAGGAGAGCGTGGACCTTCTGGAGGAAAGGGAGAAACTGGCCCCTCTGGCCCTGCTGGACCCGCTGGACAGTCTGGACCTTCT GGTCCTTCTGGCCCCGCTGGAGCCCCTGGTGCTCGTGGAGACACCGGTCCTGTT GGTCTCACTGGCTTCCCTGGTGCTGCTGGTAGAGTTGGTGCTCCTGGTCAGGCG GGTATAGTCGGACCACCAGGCCTTGCTGGTCCAGCTGGTAAGGATGGCCCTCGTGGTCTCCGTGGTGACCCTGGTCCTGCTGGTCCATCTGGTGAGCAAGGAATGGTAGGACCACCTGGTGTATCTGGAGAAAAAGGATCCCCTGGAGAGCCCGGCCCCGCT GGAGCTCCTGGCCCTCCTGGAACCACTGGTCCTCTTGGACTTCAGGGATTCGTTGGTCTATCTGGTGCTAGAGGAGACCGTGGTACACCTGGTGCTGCTGGTGCTGTG GGAGAGCCAGGAAGAGCTGGACCTCCCGGTGCTGCAGGACCTCGTGGTCCTCCTGGCAACATTGGTATGCCTGGTATGAGCGGACCTCAGGGAGAAGCAGGAcgtgat GGTAACCCTGGTAACGATGGACCCCCTGGTCGTCCTGGTGCTGCTGGATTCAAG GGAGACCGTGGAGAGCCTGGACCCGCTGGCTCAATGGGACTTGGCGGCGCCCCTGGACCTGCTGGACCCACTGGAGCCCCTGGCAGACCTGGAGGCCGTGGAGAGgct GGCCCAGCTGGTCCCACTGGACCTGCTGGGATTGCTGGAGCCAGAGGCGGTGCT GGACCTGCTGGACCTCGTGGTGAGAAGGGAGTTGCTGGAGACAAGGGTGAGAGAGGCATGAAGGGTCTGCGTGGACATCCTGGTCTCCAGGGAATGCCTGGACCATCT GGACCTGCTGGTGACTCTGGACCTGCTGGACCAAATGGACTTTCTGGACCCAGA GGACCTGCTGGACCACATGGACCTCCTGGCAAAGATGGCAGAGCTGGTGCCCATGGTACTATTGGTGCTCCTGGTGCTCGTGGACCTCCTGGATTCAGTGGACCAGCT GGTCCTGCTGGAGCTCCTGGTCTCCCTGGACCACCTGGCCCTGCTGGCGGTGGATACGATGTCTCTGGCGGATACGATGAGTACAGAGCTGATCAGCCCACTTTGAGAGCCAAGGATTACGAGGTTGATGCCACCATCAAGTCACTCAACACCCAGATCGAGAACCTGCTTACCCCTGAGGGATCAAGGAAAAATCCAGCCCGCACCTGTCGTGACATCAAGCTCGGCCATCCTGAATGGAGCAGcg GATTTTACTGGATCGACCCCAACCAGGGCTGCATAAATGATGCCATCAAGGTCTTCTGCGACTTCACCACCCGCGAGACCTGCATCTATTCCCACCCTGAGAGCATCGCCCGCAAGAACTGGTACAGAAGCACAGAGAACAAGAAACATGTCTGGTTTGGAGAGACCATCAACGGTGGTACTGAG TTTGCCTACAATGACGAGACCCTGAGCCCCCAGAGCATGGCCACCCAGCTGGCTTTCATGCGCCTGCTTTCCAATCAGGCCAGTCAGAACATCACCTACCACTGCAAGAACAGCATTGCCTACATGGATGGTGAAAGCGGCAGCCTGAAGAAGGCTGTGTTGCTCCAAGGTTCCAACGACGTGGAGCTCAGAGCTGACGGCAACAGCCGCTTCATCTTCTCCGTGCTGGAGGACGGCTGCACT aGACACACTGGTGAATGGAGCAAGACAGTTATTGAGTACAGAACAAATAAACCATCTCGCCTCCCCATCCTCGACATTGCACCTTTGGACATTGGTGAAGCCGACCAGGAGTTTGGTTTGGACATTGGCCCAGTCTGTTTCAAATGA